A region of Tigriopus californicus strain San Diego chromosome 7, Tcal_SD_v2.1, whole genome shotgun sequence DNA encodes the following proteins:
- the LOC131883076 gene encoding formin-binding protein 4-like, whose product MAMNGLVSYESASEEDEPTHPDITPTPTPTPTEPVWKECVDATSGHSYYWHTQTNQVSWIQPAAFIPKVKKAVVTAQAAGHSSLKAVPPTVPSSTHQPVLASKGRTGSSGSRAKKGGKEAVVFGPALPAEVIAREKIKKFEDQLAASIIQDIERELPPDWHNHMAKALHPRPFRWNKKEPCLPEWKALTEQKASNSVSLISSSYGDDSEEDADADDDDDEQAQDGPAQAIPVPTKDQRNKAGQKRKMSIRMKTTPSKASRTQLKPVLEVFQHATSSESEAEEGEQAENSPQKPDEKSRKKEIKRDEHGRKIYETGTGTSYKKSIDDVAEGLCDKLEALEVASITISPLKLLAVRVETLFQAWQSGALTPGYMQKLLGELSRQMLNIEATELVPPGWKTIWNSSARKYSYENLITREVQWHPPSDTTEAPTEDCSDDVPENTTINTTTQNHAQPSSPRPLDPTPIAPPLPPSEPTPPPLPPIVPPPPPPPPAEEVVEVHIANDQGMADMEMSDEDDADPVDERPIEGGPGREVSFTDELSTFYASLGGSSSLTHETAPTPPSHSPTPPSRVESPLSNEGTHSPTPNVGAGATAKEERKVKKKRTLASGLSLKKKGVDNLVAKWQNIQNEVKRSQ is encoded by the exons ATGGCCATGAACGGTCTCGTGAGTTACGAATCGGCCAGTGAAGAGGATGAGCCCACACATCCCGACATCACGCCCACGCCCACGCCCACGCCGACTGAGCCAG tGTGGAAAGAGTGCGTGGATGCCACCTCGGGTCATTCCTATTACTGGCACACGCAAACCAATCAGGTCTCCTGGATCCAACCCGCGGCATTCATTCCCAAGGTCAAAAAGGCTGTGGTCACTGCTCAGGCCGCCGGTCATAGCTCATTGAAGGCCGTGCCACCCACAGTGCCCTCCTCCACCCATCAGCCGGTTTTGGCTTCTAAGGGCCGGACGGGCTCGAGCGGATCTCGGGCCAAAAAAGGCGGCAAAGAGGCCGTCGTTTTTGGTCCGGCCTTACCGGCCGAGGTCATAGCGCGCGAGAAAATCAAAAAGTTCGAGGACCAATTAGCCGCCAGTATTATCCAAGATATTGAGCGGGAATTACCGCCCGATTGGCACAACCACATGGCCAAGGCCTTACATCCCCGGCCCTTTCGGTGGAACAAGAAGGAACCGTGTTTGCCAGAATGGAAGGCGCTGACTGAACAGAAAGCCTCGAACTCCGTGTCCCTCATCTCCAGCTCCTACGGAGATGACTCGGAGGAGGACGCGGACGcggacgatgacgacgacgagcAGGCCCAAGATGGCCCAGCCCAAGCGATCCCCGTCCCGACCAAGGACCAGCGGAATAAGGCGGGCCAGAAACGCAAGATGTCCATCAGGATGAAAACCACCCCGTCTAAAGCCTCGCGAACCCAATTGAAGCCAGTATTGGAAGTGTTCCAGCATGCCACCTCCTCCGAAAGTGAGGCGGAAGAAGGCGAGCAGGCGGAGAATTCCCCCCAAAAGCCTGACGAAAAATCCCGTAAAAAGGAGATCAAGCGCGACGAGCATGGTcgaaaaatttacgaaacgGGCACGG GAACTTCTTACAAGAAATCGATTGATGACGTGGCGGAGGGCCTATGTGATAAACTCGAAGCCTTGGAAGTCGCCTCCATTACCATATCGCCACTAAAGTTATTAGCCGTCAGAGTAGAG ACCCTGTTCCAAGCCTGGCAGAGTGGAGCCCTCACGCCCGGATACATGCAAAAGCTCTTGGGCGAGCTCAGCAGGCAAATGCTCAACATAGAAGCCACGGAGCTGGTGCCTCCCGGTTGGAAAACCATTTGGAACAG TTCCGCTCGCAAGTACTCATACGAAAATCTCATCACACGAGAAGTACAGTGGCATCCACCGTCAGACACTACCGAAGCTCCAACCGAGGATTGCTCCGACGACGTTCCAGAGAACACCACAATAAACACAACCACACAAAATCATGCCCAACCATCCTCACCTCGTCCCCTTG ATCCCACGCCCATAGCGCCGCCATTACCTCCAAGTGAGCCTACGCCACCACCGCTTCCGCCCATCGTTCCACCTCCTCCCCCACCCCCTCCTGCCGAGGAAGTGGTCGAGGTCCACATTGCGAATGATCAGGGGATGGCCGACATGGAGATGTCGGACGAAGATGACGCTGATCCCGTTGACGAACGACCCATCGAGGGTGGACCGGGTCGAGAGGTCAGCTTCACGGATGAGTTGTCTACCTTCTACGCCTCACTAGGCGGTTCTTCGTCCCTGACCCATGAGACTGCACCCACCCCACCTAGCCATTCCCCCACTCCCCCATCAAGGGTTGAGAGTCCACTCTCCAATGAAGGAACCCATTCCCCGACCCCCAATGTTGGAGCAGGAGCCACCGCaaaggaggaaagaaaagtcaaaaagaaG CGAACTCTAGCATCAGGACtgtctttgaagaagaaaggtgTGGATAACTTGGTGGCCAAATGGCAAAACATTCAGAATGAAGTGAAACGCTCACAATAA